In Verrucomicrobiota bacterium, the sequence GCACCAACGGGAGCAGGATGATTCCCAGCGCCAGCAACTTGCACCAGCCCGGGAACAGGCGCACCGACCACGCGCCCCATTCAGCGGACAATAGCGCGACACTCAACGCCAGCAAAAGCCCCACCATCACCTGCCCTTCGGCAGTGATGGAACCGTAAAGCAATGGGGATAGAAACAACGCCACCAACCATGGATAATGCCGCCACATTATTGAATGTTAAAACGCCCCAATCGCATGAAAAAACACGCCAAATCCGCCCTATTCGACACCGGATGAACCAGCTCGACGGACGCAGTCACTGGAATCTCATGTGAGTTCGGTCTCAACCTTTGGTTCAGATATTACCTTCAGTTTTAACTTCCGTGTTCGCGGCAGAACCCCCCTTGGCGGACGGCGATGCCGCGTCGTCCGTCCGGGTTGGATGGTCGTCGTCGTCGGAAACCGCACGGCCCTTGCGATAATAACCATGATAGTAATGGTTATAGTAATAGTAGGGATTATCGGCGGTGATACCATTCAAAACAATACCAAATATTTGCCCCCCGCGCTGATGCACGGCGGCCAGGGCGTTTTTGGCAAAACGCAGCGAGGTTTGTCCAGCGCGGATCACGAACAGAATTCCATCCGCAGCGGGAACCAAGGCAAACGCGTCGTCAATGGCGGTCAACGGCGGACAGTCAAACACGATGTAATCAAACTCATTGCGCACTTCCTCAATAAAGGGGGTGGTGAGCGGGCCAATCAGCAATTCTCCGGGATTTTTCGGCAGGCTGCCGGTGGTTAGGAGAAACAGCGTTGGAACCTGTGTGGTTCTTATTGCCTCACGCCAATCCGTCTTGCCACTTAAAACGTCAGCCAACCCCAAAGTACGCTCCAACTTGAAATAGTTGTGGGTATTGCCGCGACGCATATCCGCATCCACCAACAACACTTTGTTGCCAGCCGCCGCAAGCGTGACGGCAAAATTGACGGTAAACGTGGTCTTGCCATCACCCGGAATGGCGCTGGTGACAATCAGCACCTGCTTGCGTTCGGCTTCCACACCCAACATGACCGCCGAGCGCACCACCCGGATGGATTCTGCAAACATGCTATGCTCGTCCATGTCCGAAATCAGGATGCTGCCTGCTCCCGACTTGCGCTTGATCAACGGTACTTGGCCCAACACCGGTTCCTCCAGCTCGGTTTCAATGTCTTCCGCCAGTTCCAGCCGGTCATCCAGGCGATCAAGGAGATAGATGATACCCATTCCCAGCGCGAGCCCGACCAACAAGCCGCTGAGAATGATTTTCTGCCGGTCTGGACTTACCGGTGCAGGTGTACCGATGCCTTCCTCGAGGATTGTGAGCATGTTGTCCCGGTTATTGTTGGCTTCCAACGAGCGAACCGTCTTGCGCAGATCCTCCAAATCCGCTTTGACATCATTCTCATCCGACTTTAAGCGTTCAAACTCGTTCTGGACGCCGCGTGATTCAAATACTTGATTGCGCAGATTATCAATCAGGGGCTTATAACTCTCCTCATCGCGGCGCAGGGACTCAATGCGGGCTTTGCGCTTTTCCTCAATCATCTCCAACTGGTACTGCAAATCCCGCCGCAGCCGGTCCAAGTCCGTGGTCAAACTAACCATGTACGGATGCTTGGGCTTCAAAGTTTTGAGCCAATGATTGTAATCCGACTCGCGGTTGCGCAGTTGCAGATCCACGTCGCCAAACTTCGTTTCCCCCAGAAAGCGATCCAATGGGTCAATGGTATCATTACGGGCATTGCCAGTCTTATCTGGGTTGGCGGACTTCTCAGGAGTTTTACGGGTTTGCATGAGCCCACCCCGGGCAAGGTCCTGGCTGGTTTTATTTTCGAGCCGTTGGCGCATCGTCTGGATGGCGGTAAACTCATCCAGCAGGTTATCCAAGCGTTGCTGCGCGGCATCCGCAGTTTCCTTGACACTCGCAATGTTGTTCTTTTTTTGGAAATCCTGCAACGTTTGCCGGGCATGTTCGAGCCGTTTCTCGTAGCGCTCAATATCGCGCCGGGTTTCCGCGAGCCGCTCGGAAACCACCCCTTGGTTGCGTTCATCCAGAAAGGACATGAATTCACGAGCCCAGAAAATGGAGAACTGGCGGGCGAATTCAAAATCAACACTTTCGACCGTCATCAGAAAATAGCCGACGCCGCGCGAAGCCATGGGCGTGGCGGTGGCTTTGTTATCCGCAAACTGACGGTTGGCGCGTAACTTTTGATCCACCCGGTTCAGCACCGCGCTGCTATGCATGTACTGCAAGTGATTTTCATAAAAGCTGGTCAGGTCCACCACCAACTGGCCGCCTTTGTCGTACGGGGTCACCACCCGCGGGGCAATGCCAATCTTGCTGGTGGCACGATATTTGTTCGGCGTGGTGAAGGCGTTATGCGCGGCAAAGCCGACGGAGACAATCACGGCCAGAACGAGCACGAACCATCTCCGCGCCAGCATTTTGAGATAGCGCCGAACGCGAAAATAGATATTCACCCGGTCCATCACGCCGGTACCGAAACCCATGGACTGTGGCGCTACATTAGGCTGTGGTGCATTCATGACCGTCAATTGATGACAAACCCTTTCTCCGGCACATCAATGATGTCGCCGTTTTGCAAAACGACATTGTTGGTGCGATTGCCACGCCGGATTTCTTCGAGATCCACAACCCTGGTTGTAGCTTTTTGCGTCACCGGGTCCACGCGCTGCAGCTTCACTTTCTTTAAATTGGCAAATTCATTGACACCCACCTGATATACGGCCTCGAAAATGCGTTTTTCCTCGCCCGGCGCAAGTTGCAGCATGTTGCCACGGGAACCTTTGCCAATGAACAGCACCTGTCCAAACTTGGGCGCGGAATCCTTCAACTCCAGCTTCACATGGGCATCCTGATAAAAGTCGCCATCCAATTTTTCCTTAAGCTCCCGGCGCAGATCAGCCACGGTTCTGCCGCGCGCCTTCAAGGTGATGGTCATGTCCGAGCCGCGGGAGACACGAAACGAGGCATCCCCGGCGGCATTGACGCCGATCAGGTCCACATCCTGCGCCTTCACCGGGTCTTCCTCGACCAGATAAATCAGGCGATCCTGCGTATTCAGAGTATATTCCACGTTCGTGCTGGCAGGCGCCACACTATTGGTAACCAGCTCCTCCGCTGCCAGCGCCTGTGGCAAAATCACCCCGCCCGCCAGTCCAGCGATCAGCACGAGAATGTTTATAACGGTACGCATGTTAGAATTTTCGATGCAAATCAATCACCACCCGGTTTTGGTAGTACCCATATCCCAGCCCCGACTCATTCCAAGAGAACGTATAGCCGAGTCCCATATCCCATTTGCGATCCAATTGCAGGCCAGTGCCAAGGTAAACCAAATAACGGTCGCCGTAATCGCCACCTTTTTGCGAAACCCGGTAATGATCGTAAGACAACATGGAGTTAAGCGAAACCCCGCGGGTAAGCCGGGTTATCAAGCTGTATTGAATGCCCCAATTTTCGGTATAATTGCCCCCATAGCCAGTGCCAATTGAATGGCCAACCCTCAACGTTTGCGTGGTCGTGCTGTTCATGCGATGCCGCGCGCTCAACTGGAAACTGAGGCCCTGGTAATTCGAGCGGTCAGGCAGCAAACCGGAATCGCCGAAAAAGGTTTCCGTATAGCTGAGGGAAGCATCGAGGCTGATAAACTGGGTGACTTGCCACGTGGCGAACGGCCCGACATTCCAATTTCCACCATCGTTCTGCACGCCGTTGCGAAAATAGATCAGACTCACGCTGCCGTTGAGACCGACGGTAAACCGTGAAGAGGGCATGTAATAGGCACCCAACATGAACGTGTGCGAATCGTAATCAAGATCAAGGAACTCGCTGCTCAGGCTTCGGTCCAGCGTATAGTCATACCCAGCCAGAAACCCCCATTGCCGCCAGGGCCGCCACTCGCCAATGG encodes:
- a CDS encoding polysaccharide biosynthesis tyrosine autokinase, which gives rise to MNAPQPNVAPQSMGFGTGVMDRVNIYFRVRRYLKMLARRWFVLVLAVIVSVGFAAHNAFTTPNKYRATSKIGIAPRVVTPYDKGGQLVVDLTSFYENHLQYMHSSAVLNRVDQKLRANRQFADNKATATPMASRGVGYFLMTVESVDFEFARQFSIFWAREFMSFLDERNQGVVSERLAETRRDIERYEKRLEHARQTLQDFQKKNNIASVKETADAAQQRLDNLLDEFTAIQTMRQRLENKTSQDLARGGLMQTRKTPEKSANPDKTGNARNDTIDPLDRFLGETKFGDVDLQLRNRESDYNHWLKTLKPKHPYMVSLTTDLDRLRRDLQYQLEMIEEKRKARIESLRRDEESYKPLIDNLRNQVFESRGVQNEFERLKSDENDVKADLEDLRKTVRSLEANNNRDNMLTILEEGIGTPAPVSPDRQKIILSGLLVGLALGMGIIYLLDRLDDRLELAEDIETELEEPVLGQVPLIKRKSGAGSILISDMDEHSMFAESIRVVRSAVMLGVEAERKQVLIVTSAIPGDGKTTFTVNFAVTLAAAGNKVLLVDADMRRGNTHNYFKLERTLGLADVLSGKTDWREAIRTTQVPTLFLLTTGSLPKNPGELLIGPLTTPFIEEVRNEFDYIVFDCPPLTAIDDAFALVPAADGILFVIRAGQTSLRFAKNALAAVHQRGGQIFGIVLNGITADNPYYYYNHYYHGYYRKGRAVSDDDDHPTRTDDAASPSAKGGSAANTEVKTEGNI